Proteins encoded in a region of the Campylobacter geochelonis genome:
- a CDS encoding phasin family protein, with translation MLKDMLYIGLGGFMEVKERVEKELKALEEKGKLSKDDSKAFLKNLYDKGEEEHNRHYELMTKALKDVIGELGLATKDDIKNLEKKIDEKL, from the coding sequence ATGTTAAAAGATATGCTTTATATCGGACTTGGTGGATTTATGGAAGTTAAAGAAAGAGTTGAAAAGGAGCTAAAAGCCTTAGAAGAAAAAGGCAAACTTAGCAAAGATGATAGCAAGGCTTTTTTAAAAAACCTCTATGACAAGGGCGAAGAAGAGCATAACAGACACTATGAACTTATGACAAAGGCTTTAAAAGATGTCATTGGCGAGTTAGGGCTTGCTACAAAAGATGATATAAAAAATTTAGAGAAAAAGATAGATGAAAAACTATAA
- a CDS encoding ABC1 kinase family protein codes for MKNYNPIRIYRIFHLLLTFFLLIKKRKSLFFIKPVKADGLSLYISSLGASFIKLAQILATRSDFFSPKYLNELKKVHDSLPPMSESELNLVYDGSKFAKFNPYPIACASIGQVHEAFLDDGTKVAVKLRKYAIKEQVKADIKIISFFNILFRPLFSHYTKHSVEAVISEFSATILQEVSMRQELVNLEKFSKIYAGQNIKFPRPYKELSDDDMLVMSYEDGFRFDDKNAIKAHNIDIKKVINDLVLFYVEQMLIKGYFHADPHPGNVLIDKNSQIILLDFGMVKFVPNDTRLAIIALLKAANEQDYIKYITACKRLGISAYETPNTLLAEFVERIFEIFSNESLSSTTMQELANEVMQSTHKFPFKLPQEAIYILRVSAIIEGLGTAYIENFNGVKDILPILVKNIPRAVGVKDTLVETFVDEISALPEHIHAIKDTFYKASFGELEVELSKLQLSYFKKILDEQIGAIIFGLVLIFASFFALLLNDDNKILASVLFVLGVIRVLYRR; via the coding sequence ATGAAAAACTATAATCCCATAAGGATTTACAGGATTTTTCATCTACTTTTAACGTTTTTCTTGCTTATCAAAAAAAGAAAGTCGCTGTTTTTTATCAAACCGGTTAAAGCAGATGGGCTTTCTTTATATATAAGTTCGCTTGGGGCTAGTTTTATAAAACTAGCTCAAATTTTAGCCACAAGAAGCGATTTTTTCTCACCAAAATATCTAAATGAGCTTAAAAAAGTTCATGATAGCTTGCCGCCGATGAGCGAAAGTGAACTAAATTTAGTCTATGATGGAAGTAAATTTGCTAAATTTAACCCATATCCAATCGCTTGCGCTTCTATCGGGCAAGTTCATGAGGCATTTTTAGATGATGGCACAAAAGTTGCGGTTAAGCTTAGAAAATACGCCATAAAAGAGCAAGTTAAAGCGGATATAAAAATTATCTCATTTTTCAACATTCTCTTTCGCCCACTTTTTTCTCACTACACAAAGCACTCCGTTGAAGCCGTTATAAGCGAGTTTTCAGCAACGATACTTCAAGAAGTCAGTATGAGACAAGAGCTTGTAAATTTAGAGAAATTTTCTAAAATTTATGCTGGGCAAAATATAAAATTTCCACGCCCTTATAAAGAGCTAAGCGATGATGATATGCTTGTGATGAGCTATGAAGATGGTTTTAGGTTTGATGATAAAAATGCGATAAAAGCTCATAATATTGATATTAAAAAAGTTATAAATGATTTGGTGCTTTTTTATGTCGAGCAAATGCTTATAAAAGGATACTTTCACGCAGATCCGCACCCTGGAAATGTACTGATAGATAAAAACTCACAAATCATTTTGCTTGATTTTGGTATGGTTAAATTCGTACCAAATGATACTAGGCTTGCTATCATTGCACTTTTAAAGGCTGCAAACGAGCAAGATTATATCAAGTATATAACAGCTTGCAAACGTCTTGGAATCAGTGCTTATGAAACGCCAAATACACTTTTAGCTGAGTTTGTTGAGAGAATTTTTGAGATTTTTTCAAACGAGTCATTAAGTAGCACAACTATGCAAGAACTAGCAAACGAAGTTATGCAAAGCACACATAAATTTCCTTTTAAGCTCCCACAAGAAGCCATCTATATCTTGCGAGTAAGTGCTATAATCGAAGGACTTGGCACTGCTTATATAGAAAATTTTAATGGCGTTAAGGATATACTGCCGATTTTAGTTAAAAATATTCCGCGCGCCGTTGGAGTAAAAGATACATTAGTAGAGACTTTTGTTGATGAGATAAGTGCGCTACCTGAGCATATACACGCCATAAAAGATACTTTTTATAAAGCAAGTTTTGGTGAACTTGAAGTTGAACTTTCTAAGCTTCAGCTAAGCTACTTTAAAAAAATACTTGATGAGCAAATCGGCGCGATAATCTTTGGTTTGGTTTTGATTTTCGCTTCGTTTTTTGCCCTGCTTTTAAATGATGATAACAAGATTTTAGCCTCTGTGCTTTTTGTCCTTGGCGTTATAAGAGTGCTTTATAGACGCTAA
- a CDS encoding Mur ligase family protein, translating to MQIFILISHILFLLALGFYLITALQWFSYKFQRIVFHFTKPLWHLWFLILPIVLYFGISTFSSFGFFIFFYVIYLPALFLWHKKLDKKLVFTSRVKRFFVIFLFAAIFIDILMIQKAQILPIFLPLFLAFIISFGYEKYQAMLFKKSAQKKLENNPNLTIIQITASYGKTSIKNFLFQVLKDDFICYKTPRSVNTLNGLIKDINENLEPNTQIYIAEAGARLAGDIDEITQFLRPQIVVVGEIGAQHIEYFKTIENIRATKLEALNSTRLKMAFLHSSTQKEKSKNVEIYDLNLSNVCASLEGTTFDMKFDKIYSFKAPILGDFNAWNLAVCVCVARYLELSFEKIQKQISKIKSVEHRLEKIEAGGKLIIDDSFNGNFSGMSKSYELARSYQGRKVIITPGIVESTQEENEKLAKIINDIFDLVMVTSDLNAATFEKIIDKNKLIMIKDKSKMTEILAKETKVGDLVLFSNDAPNFI from the coding sequence ATGCAAATTTTCATACTTATATCACATATTTTGTTTTTACTGGCACTTGGATTTTACCTTATCACGGCGCTTCAGTGGTTTTCGTATAAATTCCAACGCATTGTTTTTCACTTTACAAAGCCACTTTGGCATCTTTGGTTTTTGATTTTACCGATTGTTTTATACTTTGGGATTTCAACTTTTTCTAGCTTTGGCTTTTTTATATTTTTTTATGTAATTTATCTACCAGCGCTATTTTTATGGCATAAAAAGCTTGATAAAAAGCTGGTTTTTACTTCTAGGGTTAAGAGATTTTTTGTCATATTTTTGTTTGCGGCTATTTTTATAGATATTTTAATGATACAAAAAGCGCAAATTCTGCCTATATTTTTACCACTTTTTCTAGCATTTATCATAAGTTTTGGCTATGAAAAGTATCAAGCTATGCTTTTTAAAAAATCAGCACAAAAAAAGCTTGAAAACAACCCAAATTTAACAATTATCCAAATCACAGCAAGTTATGGAAAAACAAGCATTAAAAACTTCCTTTTTCAGGTTTTAAAAGATGATTTTATCTGCTATAAAACCCCACGCAGCGTAAATACGTTAAATGGACTTATAAAAGATATTAATGAAAATTTAGAGCCAAACACGCAAATTTACATAGCCGAAGCTGGAGCTAGGTTAGCTGGTGATATTGATGAGATAACGCAGTTTTTGCGCCCTCAAATCGTAGTCGTAGGCGAAATCGGCGCTCAACATATAGAGTATTTTAAAACCATAGAAAATATCCGCGCCACAAAGCTAGAAGCGCTTAACTCAACTCGCCTTAAAATGGCATTTTTACATAGTTCAACACAAAAAGAAAAAAGCAAAAATGTAGAAATTTACGACTTAAATTTAAGCAATGTTTGTGCTAGTTTAGAAGGCACAACTTTTGATATGAAATTTGATAAAATTTATAGCTTTAAAGCTCCTATTTTAGGGGATTTTAACGCTTGGAATTTAGCAGTTTGTGTCTGTGTGGCGAGATATCTTGAGCTTAGCTTTGAAAAGATTCAAAAGCAAATTTCAAAGATTAAAAGTGTCGAACATCGCTTAGAAAAAATAGAAGCCGGTGGAAAACTCATCATCGATGATAGTTTTAATGGAAACTTTTCTGGTATGAGCAAAAGCTATGAGCTAGCTCGCAGTTATCAAGGCAGAAAGGTCATCATCACCCCAGGAATCGTTGAAAGCACGCAAGAAGAGAATGAAAAACTAGCTAAAATCATCAATGATATTTTTGACTTAGTCATGGTAACAAGCGACTTAAATGCGGCAACTTTTGAAAAAATTATCGATAAAAACAAGCTTATCATGATAAAAGATAAGTCAAAAATGACTGAAATTTTGGCAAAAGAGACAAAAGTAGGGGACTTGGTACTTTTTTCAAACGACGCGCCAAATTTTATATAA
- a CDS encoding alpha/beta fold hydrolase yields the protein MATKEIKYQGKIYKISYDVKNNEAKEYILVLHGWGANKEIMLKAFGNNFKKIKQIYIDLPGFGSSSIHGALNTKDYTKITAEFIKAIGSDPLIIMGHSYGGKVATLLKPRNLVLLSTAGIVEPKPLMVRFKIVIYKILKLFGLGKFYSLFASKDVSGMSRVMYETLKNVVNEDFRDIFKSSKSNALIFWGEDDTATKLKSGELIHKLIDKSEFYPLKGDHFFFLLHAKFIASTIEEKLLSEECKRDEKKQCLDEICAIGDVCEREHSFKDEKIAQDDMLKVQVQDIKENDIKDLAKSLDESISKALDEAEMPVSHSQKYKNLDEVCVVGEVYEKEHTLDEKAKDGFENKDFSDEIANLSQEKSQNLASADIKDKFDEIKAQVGVKNNELKQDSKECLSQINDEENLAKEARNLAQDKVFELEIPKLLDIKDEFNDIKNLEENADLAQDKNLENESKESNLNEKNSKKSEKKARKFSEIYKMRVKKATQKDKNIGEK from the coding sequence ATGGCAACTAAAGAGATAAAATATCAAGGAAAAATTTATAAGATTAGTTATGATGTAAAGAATAATGAAGCAAAAGAGTATATATTAGTCTTGCATGGTTGGGGTGCGAACAAAGAGATAATGCTTAAAGCTTTTGGAAATAACTTTAAAAAAATAAAGCAAATTTATATAGATTTGCCAGGTTTTGGCTCCAGTTCTATACATGGCGCACTTAACACAAAAGATTATACAAAAATCACCGCTGAGTTTATCAAAGCCATCGGTAGCGATCCGCTTATCATCATGGGACATAGCTATGGAGGCAAGGTTGCAACTCTTTTAAAACCACGAAATTTAGTCCTTTTAAGCACGGCTGGCATAGTTGAGCCAAAGCCGCTTATGGTGCGATTTAAAATCGTGATTTATAAAATTTTAAAACTATTTGGGCTTGGCAAATTCTACTCACTTTTTGCCTCAAAAGATGTATCTGGTATGAGTAGAGTGATGTATGAAACTTTAAAAAATGTTGTAAATGAGGACTTTAGAGATATATTTAAAAGCAGTAAAAGCAACGCGCTGATATTTTGGGGCGAAGATGATACGGCAACTAAACTAAAAAGTGGAGAACTTATACATAAACTTATAGATAAAAGCGAGTTTTATCCTTTAAAAGGAGATCACTTTTTCTTCTTGCTTCATGCTAAATTTATCGCTTCAACCATAGAAGAGAAGCTTTTAAGCGAAGAATGTAAGCGCGATGAGAAAAAGCAATGTTTAGATGAAATTTGCGCTATCGGAGATGTTTGCGAAAGAGAGCATAGCTTTAAAGATGAAAAAATAGCACAAGATGATATGCTAAAAGTGCAAGTGCAAGATATAAAAGAAAATGATATAAAAGATTTAGCTAAATCGCTTGATGAATCGATATCAAAAGCCTTAGATGAAGCAGAAATGCCAGTTAGCCATAGTCAAAAATATAAAAATTTAGATGAAGTTTGCGTTGTGGGCGAGGTTTATGAAAAAGAGCATACTTTAGATGAAAAAGCAAAAGATGGCTTTGAAAATAAAGATTTTAGCGATGAAATAGCAAATTTATCGCAAGAAAAAAGCCAAAATTTAGCTAGTGCTGATATAAAAGATAAATTTGATGAGATTAAAGCGCAAGTTGGTGTAAAAAATAATGAGCTTAAACAAGATAGCAAAGAGTGCTTAAGTCAAATAAATGATGAAGAAAATTTAGCCAAAGAAGCTAGAAATTTAGCGCAAGATAAAGTTTTTGAGCTTGAAATTCCGAAGTTACTTGATATAAAAGATGAATTTAATGATATAAAAAATTTAGAAGAAAATGCAGATTTGGCACAAGATAAAAATTTGGAAAATGAGTCAAAAGAGTCAAATTTAAATGAAAAAAATAGCAAAAAAAGCGAGAAAAAGGCAAGAAAATTTAGCGAAATTTATAAAATGAGAGTTAAAAAAGCCACGCAAAAAGACAAAAACATTGGAGAAAAATAA
- a CDS encoding type II toxin-antitoxin system prevent-host-death family antitoxin, whose amino-acid sequence MASFKQDEIYTATEVVRNFSAVLSKVSSEELKKAVIVKNNKFEAVLLSMKEYERLEKAVELLNIVYAQKRQKDGN is encoded by the coding sequence ATGGCTAGTTTTAAACAAGATGAGATATATACTGCAACCGAAGTTGTTAGAAATTTTAGCGCCGTGCTAAGTAAAGTTAGCAGTGAAGAGCTAAAAAAAGCTGTGATAGTTAAAAATAATAAATTTGAAGCAGTTTTGCTTAGTATGAAAGAGTATGAGCGCCTTGAAAAAGCAGTCGAACTACTAAACATCGTTTATGCGCAAAAAAGGCAAAAAGATGGCAACTAA
- a CDS encoding D-alanine--D-alanine ligase — protein sequence MQLGVIFGGQSYEHEISIVSAITLKGQLRQNLVFVFCDKDRNFYQIDEKNMKAVYFSSGEYKKSKQLNLKNGGFYAEGMFSKTVIKVDVFINLIHGCDGEDGKISALFDFFEVAYIGPRIEASVMSYNKELTKFLCAQAGVKTLDYEVLKRGKKLNLALPVILKPLRLGSSIGISIVKKDSELEYGLDNAYEYDDVILAEPFIENVKEYNLAGCKVGEEFIYSIVEEPKKDKILDFEQKYMSFSGNSTVNEANLDQNLKTRLKEAFAKIYSCGFDGAVIRCDFFVHDNEIYLNEINPNPGSLAYYLFNGFEDMINLLAKNLPNRVRIPVSYKYIQSISAHK from the coding sequence GTGCAACTAGGTGTAATTTTTGGTGGTCAAAGCTATGAACATGAGATTAGTATAGTTTCAGCTATCACGTTAAAAGGGCAGTTAAGACAAAATTTGGTCTTTGTTTTTTGTGATAAGGATAGAAACTTTTATCAAATCGATGAAAAAAATATGAAAGCAGTATATTTTAGCTCTGGCGAGTATAAAAAATCAAAGCAGTTAAATCTAAAAAATGGCGGATTTTACGCCGAGGGGATGTTTTCAAAAACTGTTATAAAAGTTGATGTTTTTATAAATTTAATTCATGGATGTGATGGAGAAGATGGTAAAATCTCAGCTCTTTTTGACTTTTTTGAAGTCGCATACATAGGCCCACGAATCGAAGCTTCGGTTATGAGTTATAACAAAGAGCTAACTAAATTCTTATGCGCTCAAGCCGGAGTTAAAACTCTTGATTATGAAGTTTTAAAAAGGGGTAAAAAGCTAAATTTAGCCTTACCAGTTATCTTAAAACCGCTCAGGCTTGGAAGCAGCATCGGTATAAGCATAGTAAAAAAAGATAGTGAGCTAGAGTATGGTTTGGATAATGCTTATGAGTATGATGATGTGATTTTAGCTGAACCATTTATAGAAAATGTAAAAGAGTATAACCTAGCAGGATGTAAAGTAGGTGAAGAGTTTATCTACTCGATAGTAGAAGAGCCAAAAAAAGATAAGATTTTAGACTTTGAGCAAAAGTATATGAGCTTTTCTGGAAATTCCACTGTAAATGAGGCAAATTTAGACCAAAATTTAAAAACAAGGCTAAAAGAGGCGTTTGCTAAGATTTATTCTTGTGGGTTTGATGGAGCTGTTATAAGGTGTGATTTTTTCGTGCATGATAATGAAATTTATCTAAATGAGATAAATCCAAACCCAGGAAGCCTAGCTTACTACCTTTTTAACGGTTTTGAGGATATGATAAATTTACTAGCTAAAAACTTGCCAAATAGAGTAAGAATTCCAGTTAGCTACAAATATATTCAGTCAATCTCTGCACATAAGTAG
- the ruvA gene encoding Holliday junction branch migration protein RuvA: MIAAVEGVITKKEPGFAVLKTVGGVSYGIIISLNTSANLTKGEKVELITTPVIREDANLLYGFLDVKEQKMFEVLIKVSGIGPSTAMAVCSSLSATSFTNAVINGDVATLTTVPGIGPKTARKMLAELSDAKLISEEGVESYKNESALALESLGFKRDKILKVLSTCSSTNTSDLIKEALKKLA; this comes from the coding sequence ATGATAGCAGCAGTTGAGGGAGTTATAACTAAAAAAGAGCCTGGATTTGCCGTGCTAAAAACCGTAGGTGGAGTAAGTTATGGCATTATCATATCACTAAATACGAGTGCAAATTTAACCAAAGGCGAAAAAGTAGAGCTAATTACAACTCCAGTTATAAGAGAGGATGCGAATCTACTCTATGGCTTTTTAGATGTAAAAGAGCAAAAGATGTTTGAAGTGCTTATAAAAGTTAGCGGGATTGGGCCAAGTACTGCTATGGCGGTTTGTTCAAGCTTATCGGCTACTAGCTTTACAAACGCGGTAATAAATGGCGATGTGGCGACTTTAACAACTGTTCCAGGCATCGGTCCAAAGACAGCTAGAAAAATGTTAGCAGAGTTAAGCGATGCAAAACTGATAAGCGAAGAGGGTGTTGAGAGTTATAAAAACGAAAGTGCTTTAGCACTTGAAAGTCTTGGGTTTAAAAGAGATAAAATTTTAAAAGTACTATCAACTTGTAGTTCGACAAATACGAGTGATTTGATAAAAGAAGCTTTAAAAAAGCTAGCATAA
- a CDS encoding MlaD family protein, with product MENKSSYTIVGIFVILAVVGVVSFFWWITTKTDPNLNYSAYYIHTKELPSGLKEGSQVKYIGVPAGIVKKIRFEKDSDFGTIEIELKLQSNFPIKKDSLARVEIQGLSGIANLNITKGVGEGFKDGEKPILKLDFGLFSKAENIGEKITVSLEKLNLLFSDENLANLSQTLESINSITKKLDDNESSTKISSILASTDSILKEFDQNKTQIASNLDKLIKNSDKFILSWTMTSATLNRTLKLVNSDMEKGNYNLKDMINPTLHEATLSLIELKKVLREFQSSLFRLEDNPYDFFFRDTTQKEKR from the coding sequence ATGGAAAATAAAAGCTCATATACGATAGTTGGAATTTTTGTCATTTTAGCTGTGGTGGGTGTGGTGTCGTTTTTTTGGTGGATTACTACAAAAACAGATCCAAATTTAAACTATTCAGCGTATTATATCCATACAAAAGAGCTTCCAAGTGGCTTAAAAGAGGGTTCGCAAGTTAAATACATCGGAGTTCCAGCAGGTATAGTTAAAAAGATAAGGTTTGAAAAAGATAGCGATTTTGGCACTATCGAGATAGAGCTAAAACTTCAATCAAATTTTCCTATCAAAAAAGACAGTTTAGCAAGAGTTGAAATTCAAGGACTTAGCGGAATAGCAAATTTAAATATCACAAAAGGTGTCGGCGAGGGTTTTAAAGATGGCGAAAAGCCCATTTTAAAGCTTGATTTTGGGCTATTTAGCAAGGCAGAAAATATAGGAGAGAAGATAACAGTATCGCTTGAGAAGCTAAATTTACTCTTTTCTGATGAAAATTTAGCAAATTTATCTCAAACTTTAGAATCAATCAATTCAATAACCAAAAAACTAGATGATAACGAAAGCTCTACAAAAATAAGCTCGATTTTAGCCTCAACTGATAGCATTTTAAAAGAATTTGATCAAAACAAAACGCAAATAGCGTCAAATTTAGACAAACTTATAAAAAATAGCGATAAATTTATCCTATCATGGACGATGACTTCAGCTACGCTAAATAGGACTTTAAAGCTAGTAAATAGCGACATGGAAAAAGGAAATTATAACCTAAAAGATATGATAAACCCAACGCTTCATGAAGCAACGCTTTCACTAATCGAGCTTAAAAAAGTTTTAAGAGAGTTTCAATCATCCCTATTTAGGCTTGAAGATAACCCATATGACTTCTTTTTTAGAGATACTACACAAAAGGAAAAAAGATGA